From Stenotrophomonas sp. SAU14A_NAIMI4_8:
ACCTTGCGGTAAACGGTGGGCTCGCTGAAGATCTTGAAGCATCGCCGCACCGGGGCCGTACGCGCAGCTCGTATACGTCAGGTGTGACCAATGCCATCAACGCGATCGGTAGATCTGGAGACGGTATCGCCGCCCTGAACGACGATCTAGCTGCACTGAAGCGCGTCGCCTCTCGGGTCGAAGAGCTGCGTGACACGTTGAAGGTGGCGTTGATCAATGGTGACCTATTCGCTACCACGCCGAACTTCATGACATCGCGTGAAACCGACGAGGTCAACCTTCGCACGATTGGTGCCAGAGCGCAGTATAGGATTGATCACGCTGATCAGTTGAATGAGCTCAATCGCATGCGTCCCGTTGAGTCAGAGTGGGCGGCAATGGTCCGGTCGGACTCGCGGGTTGGGCGCTTGCTCGATGAGGTTCTCGCCAAACCTCAGAATCTTGTGGCAGGTCCTGGCGAGCGTGATGCGTTGGCGCGTGAAGTCGCTGGGCGAATGGAAATGCGGCTTGCGGTATCGGATGCGGAGCAGTCTGGCCGTTTGGCGCTTTCCGAAGCGACGCGTGCTCGCGTTCAGCAGACCTTGGTGGACGACCTTCCCGGCATCGGTAGAGCCCGGGCAGACCTCTATGATCTTACCCATACAGCGACCCATGCATACAAACCCGTCTCGCAACGCGGCTTCGTTACCCTCGACCTCCTCATAGGCGAAGCCTCCGCCAGCCAGCTCGTCCGCTCCGGCGGTCTCCTCGCCTCCGGCGTGGACGCCATCCTGACCACCCAACGCATTTCCGAGCACCTGCAGCAAGGCAATGGCACCGCCGCCCAGTCCGAGTTCAACCACACACTCGCACGCAGTGGCGGGGGCTGGTTGGGCGGCATGGCCACGGCATCGCTCATCGGAACCTCCAGCTTCGTGCCGGCGGCAGTGGTGGCGGCCGACGCGCTGTTCATGAGCAAGGCCTTCGACAAGGGCGCCGATCTGCTCGACAACCGTGCGGTGTATCAGCAGGAAGACGCGGCGGGTGTGCTTTGGAAGTTCGACAGGCTGAACTGGCAGCGCCAGGCGAAGCTGGAGGATGCCGCCGAACGTTCGCCCAACGCTGTCGAGTTCAGCGTGGGTGCCAGCTATGAAAAGGCGCGTGAGCTGGGGGCCAAGGCCAGCGCGAGCGCTGTCGAGTTGGCACTGGGCAAGGCGCCCGAGCCGCAGAACCCGTTCAACCTTCCCGCTGGCCCGCAGGATGTGAACGGTCTGGATAACCAGAACTGGCAGCGCGATCCGCAGACCGAGCAATGGATCCGACAGGTCAAGACAGACGTGGTGGGGGCCAACGATCGCGGCGTGTACGAAACCCAGTTAGCCACCCCGGAACGTGCGGCCGAGTTGAACCGGCAGGCCGTGCAGCGCATTGAAGACAACATCGCGCATGGCAAGGCGGCAATCGCAGCCAGCTACCTGGAAGCGCGCGCGGCAAGCCGCGCCAGTGATTTCGTGCCCTTGGTGCCGGACGCCGTGGACGCGGCGCGCGCCAAGCCCGATGCCATTCTTGGGTCGGACAACACCCTGTATCACCGCGATGCGGCTGGGCAATGGTCGCACCAGGGCGTAGTGGCCCAGGGCAACATGGCGTTGGAGCTGGAGCTGACCCGCACCATCCAGCAGCCATCGCTGGATGCGCTCGAGCGCAGCCTTGCCGAACTGGAGGCCAGGCCGGCGCCCACGAACGCGGAGATGAACCGCAACGAGGTCCGGCATAGATACGCCTCGGCCGGCATCACGCCTTCGCCGCAGTGGCTGGACGCCATCGAGCTGGCAATGGAGCGTACACGCAGCCAGCACGGCATCAATGGGCCCACGCTGCAGCAATTGGCGCCCGCGGTGGACGGCGTCGCGGGTGAATCGCGCGCCATTATCCATTACCAGGTGGGCGAAGACGGCGTGGCCCGGCCGGTTGCCACGACAACCACCGAAGAGCTGCAGGCGGCGTGGCGCGAAGTGCGCGAGCGCGCTGGCGAGCAGGCGCCGATACCCGAGCCGCCCGAGCTGCGTATTGCCGCACTGTCGCCGCGCGAGCAGGAGGCGTACCAGCAGGCGCTGCAGGAGGCGAATCGGCAGGGCGCTGCCACGGTGGATGCAGGGCAGGTGGCGTCGGCTGCTGCACAGCATGCGCGGCCGGACGATCCCGCACCTGCCGACGCACCCGACGCCGTCGCCGAAGCACAGCGCGCAGCGGAACGGCATCGCCCGCCCACGCCCGTTGAGCCGACGGCTGCAGCTGCGCCACCGGTGCTGCCGGCTGGCCCAACACGGGAGCGCGATCCCAATGCACTGCTGACAACGGATGACCCACGCACCTCCCAGCCATCCCGGCAGGTTGAGGAAGCTGCAAAGCCCGAGCGGCGCACCGAAGCGGCGCAGCACCCGCCGCCGCAGGTAGAGGCCGAACGTCCCGCTACCACGCATTCCACGCCAGTGGCTGCCGAGCCGTCGCTGCAGCCGAGCCACGACACTACGCCTGAGTCACTGCCAACGCAGGCCGAGGCAGCGCCTGTCACTGCGCAGCTTGTGCGGGACGAGCCCACTGAACGCGAGCCCATGGCCCACGCGAGCACGGTGGTCGCAGACCCGCCGCCCCCGCCCCCTGCGCCGGACGTGCAGATGGAACCTGCAGCGCCGCTGCAGAACGAACCGGAGGCGACACAGGTTGTGCCAGAGGGAACTGCAGAACAGCCCGCCGTCGATCGCGCCGTGGCGCCTGAGGGTGAGCAGGCCGAGGTCAAACCTGCGCCAGCGCCCGAGGTGGTGCTTGAGGAGGCTGTGCCCGAACCTGCGGCACCCGCATCTGCGCCCCAGCCCAGCGCTGCTGAGCCGCTGCAGGGCGCGCCTGAGGAAACAACCAACCCCACGCGCCCGGGCCATGCCGACTACCCGCTTTACCAGCAGATCTGCGAGCGCGTGCAGGACCTGGACGCCCGTTACGGCCGCAGCTTCGATGCAACCAGCGAGCGGGTGGCCGCCAGCCTGCTGGTGCTGGCCAAGGACAACGACCTGGAGCGGGTGGACCACGTGCTGGTCAGCAACGCCACCGCGGAGCATCCCGCTGGCCACCGGCTGTTCGTGGTGCAGGGCGATCCGGCCGACCCCGCCCACCGGCGCGCCGACATGCCTACCGAGCAGGCAGTGCAGACACCGGTGGAGGAATCGCTGCAGGCGTTCGATGCGGTCAGCTACGAGGCGGCGCAGCGTGCAGCGGCCAATCTTGCACAGCAGCAGCTGGAGGACGAGCGCGTGCAGCAGGACATACAGGTGCGTGCGGCCAGCGCGGGCTAGACCGCTTGCGCGGCGCGTGCGCTCAGCGCCCGCCTGGCAGTCGCGTGTCAGTTCTCCGCCAGGAACTGCACCTTCACCCGCAGCTTCACCGGCACGGCCACGCCATCGATCACCACCGGCTCGAACCGCCACTGGTTGATCGTTCTGAACGCCGCACGATCCACGTCACGCAGGCGGCTGGAGAGCTCCACCATCACATTGGTCACCACACCGGTGGCATCCACATCGGCCGCCACGACTATCGGCAACGGCGGTGCCTGGACACCGTCGGGCAGGCGCGGCAGCGGCGCATACAGCGTGGCGGGGGTGTGTTCCAGTACGAGGCCGGCGTTGTCACCGGGCTCTACATACACCTCAGTGGTAACAGCGGGCGTTTCCGCGCCGGCCGCAGCAAAAGGTGCGCCACAGGCGAGCGCCGCCAGTGCCAGCGCCAGCGCCAGCATCACAGTGAATCGAGACATCGGGAATCTCCGTTTCCAGTGCCAGCCAGCGTAACGCCTGGCGACACGGTTTCACTCAAAGAAAGGCCCCCGAAGCGAACCTCGGGGGCCGTGCACTACACCTGTTCCACCGTCTGCTGGCGTTGCGGCAGCTCCGGCGGGCGTGCGCCCTGGCTCATCACCTCACGCACCTGGTGTTCCTGCTGGTAGAACTGGCCGGCCCGATCCTGTGCGTCGCGGCTGTAGTCCTCAAAGACGCCGAACAGGGCGCGCGATTCGTCCGGCAGCAGGTCCAGCGCGGTGATGTGGCGCTTGCCGCCACGCGCGAAAGCCACCGAGGTCACTTCGGCCACGCACACCGCCACCCGCAGCGGCCCGAAGCGCACGGCGCCCTCGGCCAGCGTGCCGTTGCCGGCGTAGGCATTGCCCGCCACGCGCTTGGCGCGGTGGTAGGTGCCGCGGTAGCTGACCCGGTACACGGTGGACTGGAAGTCCACGCGGTTCCACAGCTTGTGTGCCGACGCCAGCGCGAACTGCGCCGAGGAAATGAAGCCCAGCGCGATCAGTCCCATCATGGCCGCGCCGCTGCTGCGCGCGTACAGGAAGGCGAACACCACGCCCACCAGGCCCAGCACCAGGCCGAACAGGCCCAGCGCCAGCAGCGGTCGCTGCGTGTCCGAGTTCCAGGCGGCCGTGAACGCTTCGGCCAAGCGCGGTGCGCTCTGGTCGGCGCGCACGCGCGGTTCGGTTTCCAGCAGCAGGTGACCGTCGAAGGCATCATTGCTGACCTCGTGGTCCTGCGCGTAGTACTGGCTGGGGTAGGGCATGCGCGTTTTCAGGCGCTCCAGCAGGCCGCTGGTCAGATCGGGCATCTGCAGATCCTCGCGCACCAGATGGCGCGCGGCCGAGGCGCTGTAGCCGCCGGTCTGGGCGATCAGCGAAACGGTGAACAGGGCACTGGCGATCAGCGCACTGCCCAGCACCGCGATGGTGGGCAGCACGACGGTGGCCACAGCAAAGGGCGGCGTGGGCACCTGCACCGGCGACAGGGTGATGGCCAGCGGGCCGGCAATGGACACCAGCAGCAGCGCTACCATCGCGCCCCAGCGCGGTGCGGGCACGGTGTCGGGGGCCGCTTCCATGGCGCCGCGGCGGATGGCCGCCAGGGTCGCGAAAGGCTTCAGCAGCAGCACGGCCAGCGCGAAGTACAGGCCGGCCATCCAGGCAAAGGCCGCAGGCTGGGCGAACACCCACGCCAGCGCGAAGCTGACCAGCACACCGGCCAGATACACGGCGCGGCGCAGCTGGGTTTCCGCATGCCAGCGGATGGCAGACGGCGCGTTGATCAGGTGCGGCACCAGGCCATACAGCATGGACAGCAGCGGATCATCCGGGCGCTGGCGCACGGTGATGCCGTCGTTGATGAGGCCCACCAGGTGGTTGCTGACCGAGCCGGTGCCCGACGGCACCGCAATCTGCCCGGCCTCGCCCGGCAGCACGGTGAAGCGGAAGTAGCGCATGGCCACGCCCACATGCACACCGCCCAACAGCAGCAGGGTCAGGCCAGTCATGGCACGGCCGACCGAGCCCAGGCCCATGGCGCGTACCTGTTCGGCGTTACTGACGCCCAGCAGCAGCACCAGGCCCATCACCATGGCGAATGCGCCCAGGGTGAGGTGCAGGGTGTTGGGCAGACGCATCGGGTTGACGGTGGCGGCCTGGGACGGCGGCGTGCTGTATTCGGTGCTCATCGGGTTCTCGAACGGGCGCTTGAACGGCATTAGCGGCGGGTTCGGGAGATTCTTGAGAGGCGCGCTACGCACATACACGCTGCGTGTCCTGCATCCTGATTATCGAGAAGATGCAGCGCACCGAGTATGCA
This genomic window contains:
- a CDS encoding XVIPCD domain-containing protein, with the translated sequence MQSNGVILQSHHVLEKSLFVNNELLDKLVERGLMDPDSSANRLYLAVNGGLAEDLEASPHRGRTRSSYTSGVTNAINAIGRSGDGIAALNDDLAALKRVASRVEELRDTLKVALINGDLFATTPNFMTSRETDEVNLRTIGARAQYRIDHADQLNELNRMRPVESEWAAMVRSDSRVGRLLDEVLAKPQNLVAGPGERDALAREVAGRMEMRLAVSDAEQSGRLALSEATRARVQQTLVDDLPGIGRARADLYDLTHTATHAYKPVSQRGFVTLDLLIGEASASQLVRSGGLLASGVDAILTTQRISEHLQQGNGTAAQSEFNHTLARSGGGWLGGMATASLIGTSSFVPAAVVAADALFMSKAFDKGADLLDNRAVYQQEDAAGVLWKFDRLNWQRQAKLEDAAERSPNAVEFSVGASYEKARELGAKASASAVELALGKAPEPQNPFNLPAGPQDVNGLDNQNWQRDPQTEQWIRQVKTDVVGANDRGVYETQLATPERAAELNRQAVQRIEDNIAHGKAAIAASYLEARAASRASDFVPLVPDAVDAARAKPDAILGSDNTLYHRDAAGQWSHQGVVAQGNMALELELTRTIQQPSLDALERSLAELEARPAPTNAEMNRNEVRHRYASAGITPSPQWLDAIELAMERTRSQHGINGPTLQQLAPAVDGVAGESRAIIHYQVGEDGVARPVATTTTEELQAAWREVRERAGEQAPIPEPPELRIAALSPREQEAYQQALQEANRQGAATVDAGQVASAAAQHARPDDPAPADAPDAVAEAQRAAERHRPPTPVEPTAAAAPPVLPAGPTRERDPNALLTTDDPRTSQPSRQVEEAAKPERRTEAAQHPPPQVEAERPATTHSTPVAAEPSLQPSHDTTPESLPTQAEAAPVTAQLVRDEPTEREPMAHASTVVADPPPPPPAPDVQMEPAAPLQNEPEATQVVPEGTAEQPAVDRAVAPEGEQAEVKPAPAPEVVLEEAVPEPAAPASAPQPSAAEPLQGAPEETTNPTRPGHADYPLYQQICERVQDLDARYGRSFDATSERVAASLLVLAKDNDLERVDHVLVSNATAEHPAGHRLFVVQGDPADPAHRRADMPTEQAVQTPVEESLQAFDAVSYEAAQRAAANLAQQQLEDERVQQDIQVRAASAG
- a CDS encoding TonB family protein is translated as MSRFTVMLALALALAALACGAPFAAAGAETPAVTTEVYVEPGDNAGLVLEHTPATLYAPLPRLPDGVQAPPLPIVVAADVDATGVVTNVMVELSSRLRDVDRAAFRTINQWRFEPVVIDGVAVPVKLRVKVQFLAEN